GGAAATAATTTCGTATATTCGAGAGAAATCTTACGATATGCAGACGAAAATAAATAAAGTTGAGTTACGAAATTTAGAATTTGACGATTACAAACAATTGAAAGACTCAATGGTTGAATCGTATCCTGAAATGGCCGACTCGTACTGGAAAGAAGATGATATCAAAAGATTACTTTCTATTTTCCCTGAAGGCCAACTTGTTATACTTGCAGATGGCAAAGTGGTTGGATCAGCATTATCGCTTATTGTCGATGAAAAACTGGTGGATAAAAGACACAATTACAGACAGATTCTTGGAGATTACACTTTCTCTACACACAATAAAGACGCAGAAATCTTATACGGAATTGATGTTTTTATACATCCCAATTATCGTGGTTTACGATTAGGCCGCCGTTTATATGATGCCCGAAAAGAACTTTGTGAACAACTTAATCTAAAAGCAATAGTTTTTGCCGGCAGGATTCCAAATTATGGTCAATATGCCAAAAAGTTATCTCCAAAAAACTATATCGAAAAGGTAAAACATAAAGAATTACACGATCCGGTTCTTTCTTTTCAGTTAAGTAATGATTTTCACGTGTTGAGAATCATCAAAAATTACTTAGAAGGCGACGAAGAATCAAAAGAATTTGCGGTTCTCTTAGAATGGAATAATGTTTATTATGACGAAAGTCCAAAATTAATTAACCTCGAAAAAAGCGTTATCAGATTAGGTTTGGTTCAGTGGCAAATGCGTCCATTGAACAATCTGGAAGAGTTTTTTGAGCAAGCCGAATTTTTTATTGATGTAGTTTCGGGTTATGGAAGTGATTTTGCCTTATTTCCGGAACTTTTTATTGCGCCTTTAATGGCCGATTATAATCATTTATCAGAAGCCGAAGCAATTCGTGAACTTGCCCGATATTCTGATCCAATCAGAAAGCGTTTTCAGGAATTTTCGATCTCTTACAACATCAATATTATTACAGGAAGTATGCCTTATCTGGAAAATGGTAATCTTTATAATGTTGGTTTTCTATGCAAAAGAGACGGAACTTCAGAAATGTATACCAAAATTCACGTAACTCCAAACGAGGTTCAACATTGGGGAATGAAAGGCGGTTCTCAATTTAAAACCTTTGATACAGATTGTGGTAAAATCGGAATTTTGATTTGTTATGATGTTGAATTCCCGGAACTTTCGAGAATTTTAGCAAACGAAGGAATGAATATTCTGTTTGTTCCATTTTTGACAGATACACAAAATGCTTATACACGTGTAAAACATTGTTCGCAAGCACGTGCAATCGAAAATGAGTGTTATGTAGCCATTGCTGGTTGCGTTGGAAATTTACCAAAAGTGAATAATATGGATATACAATATGCGCAAGCTTCTGTTTTTACGCCTTCTGATTTTGCTTTTCCAAGTAATGGTATAAAAGCCGAAGCGACTCCAAACACAGAAATGACCTTGATTGTTGACGTTGATTTAAATCTTCTTAAACAGCTTCACGAACATGGAAGTGTACGAATTTTAAAAGATCGAAGAACTGATTTATACGAAATTAAAAAAATAGAATCATGAAGACTTGCCTCGAATGCTCGGAAAAACTAGTAGGTAGAGAAGATAAGAAATTCTGTTCAGATAGTTGCCGAAATGCCTACAACAATAAAATAAATAAAGATAGTACTAATTTCATGCGCAATGTAAACAACAAATTACGAAAAAATTACCGTATTTTGTCCGAGCTAAATACAGATGGAAAATCAAAAGCAACAAGGGATAAAATGATTAACAAAGGTTTTGACTTCGACTTTTTTACGAATGTTCTACAAACAAAAACAGGAAATACCTACTATTTCCTCTACGATCAAGGATATCGCTCTTTGGACAATGATTATTTTATGCTCGTAAAAAAAGAAATTTAGTACTTATCAACCATGAAAAAAAACCAGACCTCAATTCTTGGCATCGTAGGCATTCTAGTAATTCTAGGTATTATTTACGTCACAATGATGCCGCAGTATATTTCGAAAAATGATGAAGCACTTGCCGATTTTTCTACTGAAAGAGCCTTAAATCAAGTCGAAATTATTGCCCAAAAACCTCATTATGTAGGTTCAGTAAATCATGAATTAGTAGCCAATTATCTGAAGCTTGAGCTGAATAGAATTGGATTAGAGACAAGTGTTCAGGAAGGTTTTACACTCAATGATAAAGGACTTTTGGTCAAATCCAAAAATATTCTTGCCCGCATAAAAGGAACAAACAACTCAAAAGCTCTTTTATTGCTTTCACATTACGATAGTGCTCCACATTCTTTTTCAAAAGGAGCAAGTGATGATGCGTCTGGAGTTGCAACAATACTTGAAGGAGTTCGTGCTTTTTTATATTCGAAACAACCACACAAAAA
This genomic window from Flavobacterium sp. 9 contains:
- a CDS encoding bifunctional GNAT family N-acetyltransferase/carbon-nitrogen hydrolase family protein, translating into MQTKINKVELRNLEFDDYKQLKDSMVESYPEMADSYWKEDDIKRLLSIFPEGQLVILADGKVVGSALSLIVDEKLVDKRHNYRQILGDYTFSTHNKDAEILYGIDVFIHPNYRGLRLGRRLYDARKELCEQLNLKAIVFAGRIPNYGQYAKKLSPKNYIEKVKHKELHDPVLSFQLSNDFHVLRIIKNYLEGDEESKEFAVLLEWNNVYYDESPKLINLEKSVIRLGLVQWQMRPLNNLEEFFEQAEFFIDVVSGYGSDFALFPELFIAPLMADYNHLSEAEAIRELARYSDPIRKRFQEFSISYNINIITGSMPYLENGNLYNVGFLCKRDGTSEMYTKIHVTPNEVQHWGMKGGSQFKTFDTDCGKIGILICYDVEFPELSRILANEGMNILFVPFLTDTQNAYTRVKHCSQARAIENECYVAIAGCVGNLPKVNNMDIQYAQASVFTPSDFAFPSNGIKAEATPNTEMTLIVDVDLNLLKQLHEHGSVRILKDRRTDLYEIKKIES